GCGCTTCGACGGCCGCACCTACCGGCCGGTGCCGCTGCCGGTGGCCGAAGGAGCCAGCCCTCCGCCGGGAACGGTGCTGCTGGAACTGCTGCCATTGCCCTTCGAGCGCCTGGGCCAGCCCTTCCCCTGCGGCCCCTGATCCGGACCGGCCGCTTGAATGGCGCTCACCGACGCGGCATGGCGATGAGGATCCTGGTGATGGGCGGCACCCGTTTTGTGGGCCGCCCCCTGGTCAACCGGCTGCTGGGCGCTGGCCATGAGCTCAGCCTCTTCACCCGTGGCCGCCAGCCGGTGCCGGCGGGGGTCGAGCATCTGCAGGGCGACCGCAGCAGCGCCGAAGGTCTGGCGGCCCTCCAGGACCGCCCCTTCGATGTGATCGTCGACAGCTCCGGCCGCACCCTGGAGGACACCCGCCAGGTGATCGAGCGCACCGGCCCCCCCTCCCACCGGCTGGTGTACGTCAGCTCGGCCGGGGTCTACGCCGACAGCGAGCTCTGGCCCCTGGACGAGGACTCCCCCACCGATCCCCAGAGCCGTCACGCCGGCAAGCTGGATACCGAAGCCTGGCTGCGCCAGGAGGGCATCCCCTTCACCAGCTTCCGGCCCACCTACATCGTCGGCCCGGGCAACTACAACCCGGTGGAGAGCTGGTTCTTCGATCGCCTCGTGCACGGCCGGCCGGTGCCCCTGCCCGGGGACGGCAGCACCATCACCCAGCTGGGCCATGTGGCCGACCTGGCCGCCGCCATGGCCCGCTGCATCGAGGTGGAGGCCGCCACCAATCGCATCTACAACTGCACCGGCTCCCAGGGCATCAGCTTCCGGGGACTGGTGGCCGCCGCCGCCCGCGCCTGCGGCACCGATCCGGAGGCGGTGGAGGTCCGCAGCTTCGATCCCGCCGGTCTCGACAAGAAGGCCCGCAAGGCCTTCCCCCTGCGCCTGGCCCACTTCCTCACCGACACCCACCGGGTGCGGCGGGAGCTGGCCTGGGAGCCGGCCTTCGACCTGGAGGCCACCCTGGCCGATAGCTATGCCAACGACTACGCCCTGCGGATGCCCACCACGCCCGACTTCAGCGGCGACGAGGCCCTGCTGGGCTGAAGGGTCAGGGCTTCCATCAGCGCCGGTTCCATGCCATCGCCCAAAGCCAGGATGAAGCCATGAGACGACGGTTGCCGCTGGGGATGCGTCAGGAGATCCGCCATGGCTGGCGGCTCTGGAAGGATTGCCGGAAGGGGTGCGGTTCGACCGATCCGTGGGCGACCTGGCTGCGGGCGAAGTGGAACAGCGCCCATGGATCGGCCTCATCCAGCCGATCCTGTTCAGTGACTTCTTCGAGAACAAACGGGCCAATATCAGCCGCGGCGCCGCCCTGCTGGATCGCGGCCTGATCGGTGCCGGAAAGGCCTGGTCCTTCTGGCACCGTGTCGGCCGTCCCCATGCCGCCAATGGATTTCTGCCGGGCCGCAACATCGTCAGCGGAAAGCTTGTCGCCCTCAGCGGCGGTGGTCTCTGCCAGCAGTCTTCGATGGTGTATCACCTGGCCCTGCTGGGTGGATTGACCGTGCTGGAACGCCATCCCCACAGCCTGGACATCTACGAGGAGGACCAGCGCTTCACGCCGCTGGGCGCCGACGCCACGGTGGTGTGGGGATTCAAGGACCTGCGACTCCTCAATCCCCACCCCTTTCCTGTCGCCTTCCGGTTCAAAGTGGAGTGGAACCGATTGATCGGCGAGCTCCGTTCGGACGCCGACCTGACGCCCTGCGACGTCGCCTTTGTGCGTGTGGAGCTCAAAAAGCCCTGGGTTCAGGTCGACACGATGGTCAACCAGCGCCTGTTCGTCTCCACGGTCTACGAACAGCGACAGGGCCTCCAGGTCAGCCCCTGGGAGCGGCCCGCAGGTACCCCAGGGCCGAGCTGAGCGCCAGGAGCAGCGACGGCCAGAACAGCCACCAGCCGGCGCCATGGAGCAGGGGCACCAGCGCCCCACCGAGGCCCAGGCCCCAGGCCGGCGGCCAGAGCAGCAGCAGCAAGGAGAGGAACTGCAGGATCGTCTTGGCCTTGCCCCCCAGCGAGGCGGGGCCGCCGCTGCCCTGGCCGGCCCGCCAGCCGGAGATCAGCAGCTCCCGGGCCAGCAGCAGCCACACCGCCCACAGGGGGAGACCGCCCGTATGGGCCAGCCAGAGCAGCGGGGCGCTGATCAGGATCTTGTCGGTGAGGGGATCGAGCCGGGCCCCCCACACTGACCCACCGCCGGCCCGGCGGGCCAGGGCGCCATCGGCCCAGTCGCTGAGGCCGCCGAGCAGCAGCAGCACCCAGGCCAGGTCGGGCCGCGCGCCGGCCAGTGCCAGCAGCAGGGGCAACCCCAGCACGGCCCGGGCCAGGGTCAGCAGGTCGGCGAGGCGTCGCAGGGGAGGGGTCCCGTTCACCAGCAGAATGCCATCACCGAGGAGATCCGCATGGTCGTCGAGCGCAGCGTGGCCGAGGTGATGACCAGCCCCGTGCTGAGTGTCACCACCACCACGCCCCTGCAGGAGGCCGTCCAGCTGATGAGCGATCACCACATCAGCGGCCTGCCGGTGCTCGATGAGCTCGGAGCCCTGGTGGGGGAACTGAGCGAGCAGGACCTGATGGTGCGCGAGAGCGGCTTCGATGCCGGCCCCTACGTGATGCTGCTCGATGCCGTCATCTACCTGCGCAACCCGCTCGACTGGGACAAGCAGGTGCACCAGGTGCTGGGCAGCACGGTGGGGGATGTGATGGGCTCCAAGCCCCACAGCTGCCCTGCCGCCACCACCCTGCCGGCGGCAGCACGCCTGCTCCACGACCGCGGCACCCAGCGGCTGTTCGTGCTCGACGACCAGCAGGCCCTGGTGGGGGTGCTCACCCGTGGCGACGTGGTGCGGGCCCTGGCCGCCCAGGGCTGAACGCTTCCGATCAGGCGACCCCCCTCCGGGCTCCCGGGAGCCGGGAGGTTCGGTTCCAGGCGATGACCGCACCGTCGGCCACGAGCCAGAGCGCCTCACCCCTTGGGCAGGGGTGGCCTCCCGTGAGGGCGCCGAATGACGGCAGCACCAGCTGGTCCAGGGTCTGGTCGTAGGCGAAGCAAGGCAGGCGCAGCCGGTCGGCGCCACGGCCCACCAGGGCCACCGGATGGCGGTGGCCGCAGACATTCAGCCGGCCGGGCATGGGCTCCGGGGCATGGCTCAGCCACAGGGGGCCCATGGCCTGGGAGGGCTCCTGGACCAGGCCCTCCAGCCAGCTGCCCCGTTCATGGTTGCCGCCGATCAGGCGCAGGGGACAGCCCAGCAGGGAGGGCAGGGCCGCCAGCTTCTGGCGCAGTTCGACGGTGAGGCCCAGGCGGCTGTGGATCAGGTCGCCCAGCACCACCACCTGGCGGGGCTGGAGCCGGTGGGCCACCGCCATCAGGGCATTGAGCGTGATGGCATCACCGTCGCTGGGCAGCGGAATGCCCTGGCACTGAAAGGATTCCGCCTTGCCCAGGTGCAGGTCGGCCAGGAGCAGCAGGCCCTGATCCGGATCCCAGGCGGCCTTCTCCGCCAGCAGGTCCAGACGGTGGCCCCGCCAGGGGAAGGCAGCGGCGGCAGGAGGGTTCACGCCGGCGGCTGCGGGGCGCCGTGGAGGGTGACGGACATGGCGCGATCGCTGGGCGAAACGGAACGCAGGCATTCTCTCCGCCCAGAATCCCTGGAGCAGGGCCCACTCCGATGACGTCCACCCCGCAGGATGCGGCCGAGACTGCCAGGGCCGCTCTGCTGCGGCTGGCGCCCCACCTGCTGGGCCGGGTCCGGCGGGGTGTCGTCGGCAGCAGCCGCTACGCCCAGAAGCTGCGGCAGGCGATCCGCGACGCCGCCGCCGATGCCGCTGGCGGTCCGGTGCTGATCAGCGGTGAGCCGGGGCTGGAGAAGGACAACATCGCCGCCCTGATCCACTTCGGATCCGCGGCCCGCAAGCAGCTGCTGGTGCAGCTCAACGGCGCCCTGCTGCGCCCCGACGGGGCGGAACTGTTTGCGGCCGGGGCCGATGGCCTCACCCTGCTCGACTGCCTCGGCGGCGGCAGCCTGTTGCTTGATCAGATCGACAGGGCCGATCCCCAGCTGCGGCCGGCCCTGCTGGAGCTGGCCCGCAGCGGTCGCTGGGTCTCGCCGGATGACGGCCGCGAACGGTTCTTCCCGGGACGGGTGTACCTCACCGCCGAGACCACGGCGCCCGATTTCGATGCCTTCTGCCGCCACATCCGGGTGCCGCCCCTGCGGGTACGGCGCCAGGACCTGGGCGAATGGTTGCGCTATGGAGTGCGGCAGAAGGCGCGCTGCCTGGGCTGGGCGACGCCCCCCACGGTGAGTGAGGGGCTGATCAAGCGGCTCCAGACCTACGACTTCCCCGGCAACATCCGGGAACTCACCCTGGTGATCGAGCGGGCCCTGCGCCAGTGCGCCGAGGGCCGGCCCGCCGTCCTGCCCGACGAGGTCTTCTGGACCGGCCGCCGCTCCCAGCGCGCCCGCTTCGATCTCTGGCGCTGGAAGCCCCAGCTGCGGGACCTGATGCGCTCCCCGCTGCTGTGGAACGGCCTGTTATTCGGCGTGGTGAGCTGGGTGTTCGTGCTGGTCAACCTCTGGCTCTGGCTCGGCCCCCAGGACCGTCAGCACAACGGGGCCCTCAACATGTTCTGGGCCTGGTGGTGGCCGCTCATCCTGCTGACCTATCCGATCGTGGGCCGGCTGTGGTGCTCGTTCTGCCCCTTCATGGTCTGGGGGGAGGTCAGCCAGCGGATCGCCGGGGCCCTGGGCTGGCAGCCCGCCCGCTGGCCCCGGGGCGACAGCGATGCCTGGGCGGCGCCGATCCTGGCGGCCGGCTTCGCGGCGATCCTGGTCTGGGAGGCGGTATGGAACCTGGAGAATTCGGCCTGGCTGAGCAGCTGCCTGCTGCTGCTGATCACCCTTGGTGCCGTGATCGGCTCGCTGCGCTTTGAGAAGCGCTTCTGGTGCCGCCATCTCTGTCCAGTGGGGGGCATGAACGCCCTGTTCGCCAAGCTGGCGATCAGTGAGTTGCGGGCTCAGGCGGGGATCTGCAGCGGCAGCTGCACCTCCTACGCCTGCTTCAAGGGGGGGCCGGCCGAAGGCGAGGGCCTGGCCACGGCCGGCTGTCCCCTGGGCACCCATCCGGCCCACCTGGAGGACAACCGCAACTGCGTGCTCTGCCTCACCTGCGCCCAGGCCTGCCCCCATCGCTCGGTGCAGCTGCGGCTGCGGCCTCCCGCCGCGGATCTGCAGCGCGACATGGACCCGCCCGCTGGGGAGGTGGGCCTGATTCTGGTGCTGGCCGGCGGGGTGTGCCTGCACCATTGGCAACGACTGCTGGGTGGCGTGGCCCTGGCGCCGGCGCATCTGCACGAAGGCCCGCTGCTGCCACGGCTGGCCTTCGCAACCCTGGCCCTGGCCCTGCCGGCAGGGGTGTTCCTGCTGGTGCGGCACCTGCGGGGCTGGGGGCGGCGTCCGGAAGTGGCCGCCTCACGGCTGCGGCTTTGCCTCTATGCCCTGTTACCGCTGCTGTGGGCGCTGATGCTGGCCGACCATCTGCCCCTGGGCATGGCCGAAGGGGGCCTGGTGCTGCCGGTCAGCGTTGGTCCCTGGTGGCCGCAGCTTGCCGGGTGGCTGCCGGCCTGGAGCGCCGACGGCCATGTGATCGCCTTCTGCCAGAGCCTGGTGGTGGCGGTGGGTGTGGCGGGATCGGTGGTGCTGCTGCGGCGACTGCTGCAGCCCCTGCGCTGGGGCTGGCTGGCCCTGGGCTGGCTGGCGCTGGGGCTGGGGACCGGTGGCCGCTGGCTGGTGGCCGGGGGCTAACGCCCGCAGAGTCGCTGCAGATCGCTGTCGCTGTAGAGCGCCACGGGAGCCTCGGACGGGCTCTCCTGCAGCCGCTGCTTTTTGGTGAGGTAGTGGGCGGCGCCGAGGCTGTTGCCGAGCAGCACGCGTTCGGTGCCGCGGCTGCCGCGCCAGGCGGTGCATAGGGAGAGGGTGTCGAGGGCCAGGGCGGCGGGGGGAGGCGCGGCCGCCAGCAGCGCGGCCCCGCCCAGGGCCAGCACCACGGCCAGGCCCATCTGGCTGCGGCGCACGGCCACTCCCGGCGCCGGACCCAGCCAGCAGCCGTCGGCGATGGCGGACACGTGGCGCACCTGGTGGGGCCGCCCCAGGTAGACCCAGGCCTGGCGGCCATCGGCCAGGGGCAGGGGCCGGCGGTCGTAGAGGCGGGGGTAGCCCTCCAGCCGATCCAGCCGGGCCAGGCCGGCGGCATCGACGCGGTACACCTCACCTCGCACCACCCCCTCGCCGGGCACGGCCATCGGAAAGGGGCCCAGGTCGTGGAGCACCACGTCCGGCAGCACCGCCTCCCCGAGGAATGGCGCCTCCAGCAGCCAGTGGTGGTTGCCGTGGCCGCGCTTGAGGGTGCCGTAGACGAAGACCAGCTCGGGATGGCTGTGCACGGGTCGGGCCAGGGCTGGGGTCCCTGTGGTCATAATGCGACGGAGCTGCCCCCGTTTCCATGACGATCGCCCTGCTGGTGGCGCTGCTGGGTTCCTTGGTGCTGATGGGCTGGATCGTCAAGCGCCTGGAGAAGGCCTCCTGAGTCAGGGGCCCAGGCGGCGCACCTGCCCTGACACCCGGATCGAAGCCCCAGGCATGGCGGGGATCTCGGCCTCAAGCAGGGAGCGACTCCCCATGTCCTCCCCCTGCACCACCGTGATCGACCCGCCGTGGGGCCAGCTCAGGCGCCCCAGGTAGCCGGCCAGGGCCGCGGTGGCGGCGCCGGTGGCCGGATCCTCGTAGACACCGCCGACGGCGAAGGCGTTGCGGCTGTGGAACAGCCGGGGACCCTCGGCCCAGACGAGCAGCAGGGTCAGCAGGCCCGCCGCCGCCATCAGCCGGGCTCCGTCCTCCATGGCGTAGCGCATGGCGGCCAGGTCCTCGCGGCGGCGCAGGGCCAGCAGCAGATGGTCGGCACCGCCGTGGACGACGGCGGGGGGCAGGGCCGGATCCAGGTCGCTGGGGTCGTAGGCGAACAGCTCCAGGGCGGCCGCCAGCAGCTCCGGAGTCACCGGAGCGCTGCGGGTTGGGGGCGACTGCAGGGCAGCGCTCCAGCGCTCCCCCTGCCGCCGGCCCTCCACCGTGATCGCGGCCTGGTTCAGCGTCAGCGGGAACACCCCATCCCCGAACCGTTCGGCCAGGGCGGCCCCGAGGGCGATGGTGGCGTGGCCGCAGAAGGGCACCTCGGCCGCCGGGGAGAAGTAGCGCACCCGCCAGCCGTCCCCCTGCGGGGCCGCGAAGGCTGTTTCCGAGTAGCCCACCTCGGCGGCGATCCGCTGCATCTCGCTGTCCGCAGGCAACGGATCAGCGATCACCACACCGGCCGGGTTGCCGCCCCGCTCGCCGTCGCTGAAGGCCGCCAGGCGCAGGACTGTCATGGCAGGGGTGGGGCCGCAGCGGACAGGGACCAGTCTGCCGGCCTCAGTCGTCCTCGCGGGCGCGCACATAGACGATCGTGCGGTTGCCGCTGGGCGCCTCCCGCTCCTCCATCACGAACAGGGAGGGGCAGCCGCGCACCAGGTCGGAGAGCTTGCGGAAGCCGTAGAGGCGGGTATCGAAATCGGGCTGGATCTTCTGCAGGTAGCTGCCGAAGGTGCCCAGCTGGGTCCAGCCCGATTCATCCACCGAGCGATCCAGGGCCTCCATCAGGAAGTCGGCCGGGATGACGGGATGGGCGCTGGCGGGGGGCTCGGTGTCCCGGGGCCGACGGGCCTCCCCGGGCTCCGCGCCGGCGTCCCCCAGGCGGGAGGCGGTGCGCAGCACCTCGGTGAACAGGAACTTGTGGCAAGCGTTGCGGAACGCCGCCGGGGTCTTCTCCTCCCCGAAGCCGTACACCAGCAGGCCCTCCTCCCGCAGACGCACCGCCAGGCCGGTGAAATCGCTGTCGCTGGTTACCAGGCAGAAGCCATCGAAACGCCGGGTGTAGAGCAGATCCATCGCATCGATGATCATCGTGCTGTCGGTGGCGTTCTTGCCCACGGTGTAGGCGAACTGCTGCATCGGCTTGATCGAGAACTTGTTCAGCAGCGCCTTCCAGGAGGCGCTCTGGCTGGAGGTGAAATCGCCATAGATGCGCCGCACGATCGCCTCACCGAAGCGGGCCACCTCCTCCAGCACCGCCTCGATCACCGCCGCCCGGGCGTTGTCGGCGTCGATCAGCACCGCCAGGCGCCGGCCCGACTCTTCCGCGAGACCACCGGCCGGCGGCTGGACACCCGATGGGGATCGCATCACACATCCCCCGGGGCTGCCTTGACCCTACCCGTCCCGAACCCGCGTGTCGCCGGATGCCGCCGCCGCCCCCCGGCGACGGGAGAATTCCCCCCATGGTCGTGCCCCTGATCGCCGCCTCCTCGCCCCTCCCCCCGCCGCCGCCCCTGCTGCCCTGCCCGGCCGAGGCGGGCTGGGAGCTGGTGGCGGGCGCCCGCCTGCCGCGCCGCGGGGCGGACGGAGCGCCCCTGGGCGGCTACTCCGCCGCCAGCTACCGGAGTGAGAGCGATGTCCTGCTGCTGCTCAGCGATGCCCCCCGGGGCCGCGTGGACGCCTGGAGCGGCGTGCGGCAGCTCGGGCGGGTGCCGCTTCGGCCGGTGTTCCGGCTGGAGCTGCAGGGATCGCCCCAGGCTCCGCTGCCGGCGGAGATCGACGCCGAAGGGCTGGTGGTGCTCGGCGAGCGGCTCTGGGTGGCCAGCGAGGGGCGCCGCAGCGCCGCCCGGCCGGCCCAGCTGCTGGCCTTCGAGCGGAGCAGCGGCCTGCTGCAGCGCGCCTACACCCTGCCCGCCGACTGGCAGCCGGCCCCGGGGCGCGGCCTCGAAGCCAACCAGGGGCCCGAGTCTCTGGCCCTGCTGCGCCGCCCTAGGCAGACGGATGTGCTGCTGATGGCCGCGGAAAGGCCCCTGCTGCAGGATCCACCGGGGCAGGTGCGGCTGCTGGGCTGGTCGCTGGAGCCCGCCGGGCCGAAGGCCCATCCCCTGGCCCGGCTGGCCATCCCCGCCGGCGAGGGCTGGGGACTGACCGATCTGCTGGTGGTCGACGCCGCCGGCCCCGCGCCGGGCCTGCTGGCCCTGCTGCGGCGCTTCCAGGCCCCCGCCCGCTGGCAGGTGCTCCTGGCCCACTACCCGCTGCCGGACGAACGGGCCGATCCCAAGGCCGATCCCGAGGCGGTGCTGGCGCCGATCCAGCAGTGGGATCTGATCGCGGCCGGCCTCCCACCCGACAACTGGGAGGCCATGACCCCGGGACCCGCCCGGGCCGATGGCCGCCCCACCCTCCTGCTGGCCTCGGACGACAACTTCAGCCCCCTGCAGGACAACCACCTGGCCCTGCTGGCCCCGCGCCGCAGCGACCCCTGCCCCCCCAATCGATGAACCGTCGCGACCTGCTTTCCCTGCTCGGAATCGGAGCCTGCTCCTTCGCCGGCGCCGTGCTGCCCACGGCAGCCCCTGGCAGGGCGGCCGCCTGGAAGGCCGGGGCCGCCCCGACGCCGCCCCCCCCGTTCCCGACCGTGCCCACCCCCCTGCCGGTGCCCGGCGACGGGCTCGACGCGGCGGAGCAACGGCGCCGTTACGCCCGCATCGACCTCGAGGACCGGCTGGTGCTTCCGGACGGCTTCCGGGCCGATCTGCTGGCGGTCTGGGGGGACCCGCTGGCCGACGGCCGCTTCGGCTTCAACAACGACCACCTCTCCTTCCTGCCCCTGGGAGCGGACCGGGCCCTGCTGACAGTGAACTTCGAGTACATCAGCGCCCGGTCCTGGCGGCAGGGCTACGCCGAGGCGGTGGGCGGCGAGCTGCCCTTCGACGCCGTCATCGACGCGCTGGCCGCCCGGGGCGGCCGGGTGGATGCCGCCAGCCTGGCGGCGGACGACCCGCTGCTGGAGCCCATCCGCCAGCTGGCGGCGGCGGCCATGGCCGACCTGGGGGTCGGCGTGATCGAGCTGGAGCGGGAGCCTGGTGGCCCCTGGCGGCGCCGGCCGGGCCGGTTCGATCGCCGCATCACCGGCCTGAGCGGCTGGCGCGACCCCACCCGGCGCCTGCGCAGCTCGGGGCCGGCGGCGGCCGTGTTCCGCCGCCGCGAGCGGCTCGGCTACGACGACGGCCTCGGGGACGCGATCATCGGCAGCTTCGCCAACTGCGCCGGCGGCGAGACCCCCTGGGGCACCGTGCTCAGCGCCGAGGAAAACATGCAGAGCCAGGTGGCCGAGGCCGTCCATGCCGACGGCTCCTCCGTCTCCCCCGCCGCCCGCCCGTTCGCCTACGACGGCCAGCGCCTCGACGGCCTCGGCAACCCCTTCGGCCTGGCAGGCAACAAGTACGGCTGGATGGTGGAGCTCGACCCGCGCCAGCCCGAACGCCCCGCCGTGAAGCACAGCTGGCTGGGCCGCTTCCGGCACGAGGCGGTGGCGGTGAAGGCCGTCGCCGGCCAGCCCCTGGTGGTCTATTCCGGCTGCGACCGCCACGGCGGCCACCTCTATCGCTTCGTCAGCGACACGGTGATCCGCGATCCGGCCGACCCGGCCAACTCGGAGCTGTTCAGCGCCGGCCGGCTCGAGGTGGCCCGCTTCGATCCCCCCGGCCGGGATGGCGGCGGGGGCCGGGGGCGCTGGCTGCCCCTGGAGACCACCACCCCGGTGGCGCCGCTGGGCCCTGGCCACTTCGCCCGCCACGGCGTGGAGCAGGCGGTGCTGCTGCCCCACAGCGACCGCCTCAAGCCTGGGGCCGAAGCCTTCAGCAGCGACGCGGCCGTGGCGGCCTACCGGCGCCGGTTCGCCACCCTGGCCGACCTCTACCCCGGGGAGGGGGAGGAGCGGATGGGGGCGATCCTGATCGATGCCCACCTGGCCGCCTGCGCCATCGGCGCCACCCCCGCGGCCCGGCCCGAGGACACGGTGATCGATCCCATCAGCGGCGAGCTGCTGATCGCCTTCACCGCCGGCGGCGGCAGCGACGACGGCCGGGCCGACCCGGCCATCTTCCGTGGGCCCAAAGGCCAGGCCACCTGGCCCTACGGCTGGATCATGGGCCTGGCCGACGACGGTCCGGCCCGGGCCGGCTCCTTCCGCTGGCGGATGGTGGCCACCGGCGGGGCCCCGTGGCAAGGGGGGATGGGCTTCGCCAATCCCGACAACCTCGCCATCGACCGGCAGGGGACCCTCTGGATGGTGACCGACCGCTCGACGAAGTCAGCCGACCTGGATCTGTTCGGCAACAACAGCTGCTGGGTGCTGCCCAGCCGCGGCCCCCACGCCGGTGAGGCCTACTGCTTCGCCACCGGCCCGATGGAGTGCGAGCTCACCGGGCCCTGCTTCGACGACGGCGAATCCACCCTGTTCCTGGCGGTGCAGCACCCGGGCGAGGACCACGGCACCCGCCCCTCGGCGGAGGCCCGTGAGGCCCAGGCCCACCGGCTGGTGGATCGCTCCGGCCGCTCCTTCGAGCAGCTGCGCTGGGTGCCCCTGGGCTCCAACTGGCCCTCCGGCGTCCCAGGCCGGGCTCCCCGCCCCGGGGTGGTGGCGATCCGGCGCCTGGCGGGCGGCCCCCTGCTGGGGCCTCAGGTGGTGCCGGCGTCGAGTGACCGCTCGATCTGATCGAGGGCCTCATCGAGCGGCTCGATCGCCGTCGCCATGGCCGCATCGCTGGCCTCGGTACTGGGCCACTGGTGATCGATCTGGCGGCGCAGCTGCTGCAGGCCGCCATCAATGGCCTCCAGCCTGGTGGCAAGGGCTACCAGCCGGGCCTCCCGCTCATCCATCCCCTGGCGCGCCGCGTGCAGGTTGCGGCGCAGCTGGTCCACCAGCCGCCGCCGTTCCTGGCGCAGGGGCCCCTCCGCCTCCCGCTGCAGGGCCTTCTCCTCCCGCGCCAGGCGATGCGCCAGGTCCTCCGGATCGAGGCGCTGCCCGCCGCCGGATTCCAGCAGGGGCCGACGTTCCCGCAGCCGCTCCGGCAGCTGCTGCAGCCGCTCGCAGCAGAGCTGGACGCTGCCCAGGGCCTCCAGATGGCCCGGGTCCGTGAAACGGGCCACGGCCTCCTCCCGCAACGCCAGCGCCGTCACCGCCAGGCCGCCGGCCCGTTCCAGGGCCTCCTCCAGTCCGGCATCGAGGCGCTGGTCATGGAGCCGCTGGCTGCGGCTGCGACGTCCGGCCGCCCCCAGACGGGAGAGCAGGGCCGCGCAGGCGATGCTCAGCCCGACCGCCGCCGCAAGGGCCAGAGGGAGGCTCACCCCGCCTGCGCGCACCAGCAGAACCAGGCCCACGCCGCCGGCGGCGACCGCCAGGGGATGGTCGAGCGGGTTGGACCAGCCGGACGCCAACGCCATCAGAACGCCATCTGCAGATCTTCCATGCGGCGCCGGATGCTGTCCGCGGTGCCGGTGGTGAAATCGCCGCCGTTGCTCTCGGCGATGCGGCGCAGCACGTCGGGGTCGAAATCCCCCTGGTTGCCGTAGCCCATGGTGAACACACCGATGCGCTCGTCGCTGGCGAAGCCGCTGCGCTTCAGCTCACCGCCGAGCCCTTCCAGGGAGAGGCGCGAGCCGTTGTCCTGGCCATCGGTGAGCACCACCACCGCCAGGATCTCGCCGGGGCGACGGGTGGAGCGCAGCCAGTCGCGACCCTGGCGGATGGCGTCGTAAAGCACGGTGCCGCCCTCCGCGTCCAGTGAGGCGATGAAGCTGGCGCCCGCCGCCCCGCCAGCCGAGCCGGCACCGGTCACCACCACCGGGGGCCTCAGCCGGTTGTCGAAATCGAACAGGCCCACGGTGTCCCGCGGACCGATCTGGGCCAGGTAGGCCTGCAGGCTGCGCTGGGCCGCCGGCAGCTTCTCCCCCTTCATCGAACCGGAGCTGTCCACCACCAGGGCCACCCGGGAGGGCTTCTTGGCCTGGTTGCGCCAGAGGGTGATGATCGCCTCCACCACCTCCGGTTTCGGGGCCCGCAGCGAGTCGTAGACGGCTCGGGGGTCGGCGCCGTAGGCCGCTGTGACGCGACTGGGTGGCACCGCCGGGTTGGCCGGCCGCAGCCCCTGGTCGGCCGCCAGGCGCTGCACGTCCTCACGCTGGAGGCGCTCGATGAGCAGCAGGGCCGCCTGCTTCTCCTGCGGCGACACCCAGGGGGCGTCCGGGAGGATCGCCCGCATCGTGCTGGCGTAGGTGGCCCTTGGGTACACCGCCTTGAGGGGCTCCTGGTCGCCCTGGCGGGAGGCGTTCACCGCCACCACCGACGACTCGTAGACAGAACCCACCGAGGCCCAGAAGGGACCGTTACGCTGCATGGCCCGGGCCAGTTCGTCGGTGGAGCTGCCGTAGCGGGTCACGTGCCGCTGGATGGCCGTCACCTGGTCGCCGTGGGCCTGCACATCGGCAAGGGTGAGCGCTTCAGGCCGCTTGCCGGCCACTTCGGCCACCATCGCCACCAGGGTCTGGAGGCCCGAGTTGGAACGGGTCGGAGCTGTGTGGACGAAACGGAT
This genomic stretch from Cyanobium gracile PCC 6307 harbors:
- the pdeM gene encoding ligase-associated DNA damage response endonuclease PdeM; protein product: MNPPAAAAFPWRGHRLDLLAEKAAWDPDQGLLLLADLHLGKAESFQCQGIPLPSDGDAITLNALMAVAHRLQPRQVVVLGDLIHSRLGLTVELRQKLAALPSLLGCPLRLIGGNHERGSWLEGLVQEPSQAMGPLWLSHAPEPMPGRLNVCGHRHPVALVGRGADRLRLPCFAYDQTLDQLVLPSFGALTGGHPCPRGEALWLVADGAVIAWNRTSRLPGARRGVA
- a CDS encoding CBS domain-containing protein is translated as MVVERSVAEVMTSPVLSVTTTTPLQEAVQLMSDHHISGLPVLDELGALVGELSEQDLMVRESGFDAGPYVMLLDAVIYLRNPLDWDKQVHQVLGSTVGDVMGSKPHSCPAATTLPAAARLLHDRGTQRLFVLDDQQALVGVLTRGDVVRALAAQG
- a CDS encoding gamma-glutamylcyclotransferase family protein, with translation MTTGTPALARPVHSHPELVFVYGTLKRGHGNHHWLLEAPFLGEAVLPDVVLHDLGPFPMAVPGEGVVRGEVYRVDAAGLARLDRLEGYPRLYDRRPLPLADGRQAWVYLGRPHQVRHVSAIADGCWLGPAPGVAVRRSQMGLAVVLALGGAALLAAAPPPAALALDTLSLCTAWRGSRGTERVLLGNSLGAAHYLTKKQRLQESPSEAPVALYSDSDLQRLCGR
- a CDS encoding CDP-alcohol phosphatidyltransferase family protein produces the protein MNGTPPLRRLADLLTLARAVLGLPLLLALAGARPDLAWVLLLLGGLSDWADGALARRAGGGSVWGARLDPLTDKILISAPLLWLAHTGGLPLWAVWLLLARELLISGWRAGQGSGGPASLGGKAKTILQFLSLLLLLWPPAWGLGLGGALVPLLHGAGWWLFWPSLLLALSSALGYLRAAPRG
- a CDS encoding NAD-dependent epimerase/dehydratase family protein; this encodes MRILVMGGTRFVGRPLVNRLLGAGHELSLFTRGRQPVPAGVEHLQGDRSSAEGLAALQDRPFDVIVDSSGRTLEDTRQVIERTGPPSHRLVYVSSAGVYADSELWPLDEDSPTDPQSRHAGKLDTEAWLRQEGIPFTSFRPTYIVGPGNYNPVESWFFDRLVHGRPVPLPGDGSTITQLGHVADLAAAMARCIEVEAATNRIYNCTGSQGISFRGLVAAAARACGTDPEAVEVRSFDPAGLDKKARKAFPLRLAHFLTDTHRVRRELAWEPAFDLEATLADSYANDYALRMPTTPDFSGDEALLG
- a CDS encoding VanW family protein translates to MGDLAAGEVEQRPWIGLIQPILFSDFFENKRANISRGAALLDRGLIGAGKAWSFWHRVGRPHAANGFLPGRNIVSGKLVALSGGGLCQQSSMVYHLALLGGLTVLERHPHSLDIYEEDQRFTPLGADATVVWGFKDLRLLNPHPFPVAFRFKVEWNRLIGELRSDADLTPCDVAFVRVELKKPWVQVDTMVNQRLFVSTVYEQRQGLQVSPWERPAGTPGPS
- a CDS encoding 4Fe-4S binding protein, whose amino-acid sequence is MTSTPQDAAETARAALLRLAPHLLGRVRRGVVGSSRYAQKLRQAIRDAAADAAGGPVLISGEPGLEKDNIAALIHFGSAARKQLLVQLNGALLRPDGAELFAAGADGLTLLDCLGGGSLLLDQIDRADPQLRPALLELARSGRWVSPDDGRERFFPGRVYLTAETTAPDFDAFCRHIRVPPLRVRRQDLGEWLRYGVRQKARCLGWATPPTVSEGLIKRLQTYDFPGNIRELTLVIERALRQCAEGRPAVLPDEVFWTGRRSQRARFDLWRWKPQLRDLMRSPLLWNGLLFGVVSWVFVLVNLWLWLGPQDRQHNGALNMFWAWWWPLILLTYPIVGRLWCSFCPFMVWGEVSQRIAGALGWQPARWPRGDSDAWAAPILAAGFAAILVWEAVWNLENSAWLSSCLLLLITLGAVIGSLRFEKRFWCRHLCPVGGMNALFAKLAISELRAQAGICSGSCTSYACFKGGPAEGEGLATAGCPLGTHPAHLEDNRNCVLCLTCAQACPHRSVQLRLRPPAADLQRDMDPPAGEVGLILVLAGGVCLHHWQRLLGGVALAPAHLHEGPLLPRLAFATLALALPAGVFLLVRHLRGWGRRPEVAASRLRLCLYALLPLLWALMLADHLPLGMAEGGLVLPVSVGPWWPQLAGWLPAWSADGHVIAFCQSLVVAVGVAGSVVLLRRLLQPLRWGWLALGWLALGLGTGGRWLVAGG